A window of the Lactuca sativa cultivar Salinas chromosome 5, Lsat_Salinas_v11, whole genome shotgun sequence genome harbors these coding sequences:
- the LOC111885854 gene encoding glycine-rich protein 5-like yields the protein MVLKSMIVVSFVFFIYTIESVAGRKLLGGEKTTLGYGEGVRKIRGSVGCEVGEGSCGEIRGKNLLDGGIAGNRGLDDVNRGQGDFNFDIIFGPRTINETKTSDPAPVGNSDNNGAMSIGGSANGSGIASVAGVGVGAGVGANGPGTSAGLGAGAGAGSGGGGDRAGARAGAGAGAGVGAGTGAGGVIPPYTAPSPGAGVGVGTGVGGVIPPYTAPSPGAAPPPASGCRTTAEYTSIFGFFNRGGW from the exons ATGGTTCTTAAGTCTATGATTGTTGTATCttttgtgttttttatttataCAATTGAAAGTGTTGCTGGAAGAAAACTTTTGGGAGGGGAGAAGACAACCCTTGGATATGGTGAGGGGGTAAGAAAGATTAGAGGAAGTGTTGGGTGTGAAGTTGGAGAAGGAAGTTGTGGTGAGATTAGAgggaaaaatcttttggatggtGGTATTGCAGGAAACAGAGGTTTAGATGATGTGAATAGAGGGCAAGGAGACTTCAATTTTGATATAATTTTTGGACCTCGAACAATAAATGAAACCAAAACTTCAGACCCAGCTCCAGTTGGAAACTCAGATAATAACGGAGCAATGAGCATCGGGGGATCTGCAAATGGAAGTGGAATCGCATCTGTAGCTGGGGTTGGAGTAGGAGCTGGAGTTGGAGCTAATGGACCCGGAACCTCAGCTGGACTTGGAGCTGGGGCCGGAGCCGGATCCGGAG GAGGAGGGGATAGAGCTGGAGCCAGAGCCGGAGCTGGAGCAGGAGCTGGAGTCGGAGCCGGAACCGGAGCCGGAGGTGTAATTCCTCCCTACACTGCACCTTCTCCTGGAGCTGGAGTCGGAGTCGGAACCGGAGTCGGAGGTGTCATTCCTCCCTACACTGCACCTTCTCCTGGAGCTGCACCTCCTCCTGCATCTGGATGTAGGACTACTGCGGAATATACAtccatttttggatttttcaatcgTGGTGGGTGGTAA